The Siniperca chuatsi isolate FFG_IHB_CAS linkage group LG12, ASM2008510v1, whole genome shotgun sequence genome has a segment encoding these proteins:
- the agpat3 gene encoding 1-acyl-sn-glycerol-3-phosphate acyltransferase gamma produces MALLDYLKSLFILQLLMGFVFVVSGLIINFIQLCTCILWPINKQLYRRINCRLSYSLWSQLVMLLEWWSGTECTLYTDQATVDKFGKEHVIVILNHNFEIDFLCGWTMCERFGILGSSKVLAKHELLKVPLIGWTWYFLEIVFCKRKWEEDRKTVFKGLTRLKDYPECMWFLLYCEGTRFTETKHQISMQVAESKGLPKLKYHLLPRTKGFTTTLQCLKGTVTAVYDVTLNFKDNQTPTLLGIVNGKTYKADMSVRRFSVDDIPDDEKECANWLHKLYQEKDALQETYNKEGKFPGSTIITRRRPWTLLNFLFWATLLLSPLINFACGVVVSGSPLLIIGFIIFLIIASIAIRRLIGVTEVKKTGSSYGNQEAKKQN; encoded by the exons ATGGCTCTACTCGACTACCTGAAGAGCCTGTTCATCCTGCAGTTGCTGATGggctttgtgtttgtggtgaGCGGCCTCATCATAAACTTCATTCAGCTCTGCACCTGCATCCTCTGGCCAATCAACAAGCAGCTCTATCGCAGAATCAACTGCCGGCTCTCCTACTCCCTCTGGAGTC AGCTGGTGATGCTGCTGGAGTGGTGGTCGGGCACAGAATGCACCCTATACACCGACCAAGCTACGGTGGACAAGTTTGGCAAAGAGCATGTCATCGTCATCCTCAACCACAACTTTGAGATTGACTTCCTGTGTGGCTGGACCATGTGTGAAAGATTTGGCATCCTAGGG AGTTCAAAAGTGCTAGCCAAACATGAGCTACTGAAGGttcctctgattggctggaccTGGTACTTCCTAGAAATAGTCTTCTGCAAAAGAAAGTGGGAGGAGGACCGAAAGACTGTCTTCAAAGGACTGACCAGGCTCAAAGACTATCCTGAATGTATGTGG TTTCTGCTGTATTGTGAGGGCACCCGCTTTACAGAGACGAAGCACCAAATCAGTATGCAGGTTGCAGAGAGTAAAGGCCTGCCCAAGCTCAAATACCACCTACTACCCCGAACCAAAGGATTCACCACCACACTGCAGTGTCTTAAGGGGACAG TAACTGCTGTGTATGATGTGACTCTCAACTTCAAAGACAACCAAACTCCCACTCTCCTGGGCATCGTCAACGGCAAGACATACAAAGCTGACATGAGTGTAAG GCGGTTCTCTGTGGATGATATACCAGATGATGAGAAAGAGTGTGCAAACTGGCTGCACAAGCTCTACCAGGAGAAG GATGCCTTGCAGGAAACCTACAACAAGGAAGGCAAGTTCCCCGGATCCACAATTATCACACGTCGCAGGCCATGGACGCTGCTGAACTTCCTGTTTTGGGCCACCCTGCTGCTTTCACCCCTCATCAACTTTGCTTGTGGAGTGGTTGTTAGTGGCTCCCCCCTCCTCATAATTGGCTTTATCATCTTCCTCATCATAG CCTCCATAGCTATCCGCCGCCTCATAGGGGTCACCGAGGTGAAGAAAACAGGCTCCAGTTATGGCAACCAGGAggcaaagaaacaaaactaa
- the LOC122885581 gene encoding olfactory receptor 142-like — translation MDNVSLVRIFTLSGINETMNNRIAIFSITLLYYCVILFLNISLIMIIIIDENLHEPMYILLCSFCINGLYGTTGFYPKFLIDVLSSSQEISYEGCLLQAFIMYSFACCDLSILAVMAYDRYLAICRPLHYHSFMTKRRLSQLVCFSWLTPFCIFSISILLTSSMKLCGSKIQKLFCVNWIIVKLACSDTDTVSSNIISYATIFIYVSHGFFIIWTYMHLIRTCVRSKDDRVKFMQTCVPHLVSLITFLVVIVFDLMYMRFGSTDLPQSLQNFIAIEFLLIPPVMNPLIYGFKMTKIRNRILGLLR, via the coding sequence ATGGATAATGTTTCTCTTGTAAGAATTTTCACTCTCTCAGGGATAAATGAGACCATGAATAACAGAATTGCTATCTTTTCAATCACTTTACTTTATtactgtgtgattttgtttttaaatatctcTCTCATCATGATCATTATCATAGATGAAAACCTGCATGAACCTATGTACATCTTACTGTGCAGTTTTTGTATTAATGGACTTTATGGGACCACAGGTTTCTACCCCAAATTCCTCATAGATGTATTGTCTTCTTCTCAAGAAATCTCATATGAAGGATGCCTTTTACAGGCTTTTATCATGTACTCATTTGCTTGCTGTGATTTATCCATTCTAGCAGTTATGGCCTACGATAGATATCTGGCTATATGTCGACCACTTCACTACCACTCTTTCATGACTAAGAGGAGGCTTTCTCAGCTGGTATGTTTCTCCTGGCTAACACCTTTCTGTATTTTCTCCATCAGTATTCTACTAACGTCGTCTATGAAGTTATGTGGTTCAAAAATTCAGAAACTCTTTTGTGTGAACTGGATAATTGTTAAACTTGCTTGCTCTGACACTGATACTGTTTCAAGTAATATTATTTCATATGCAACCATTTTCATTTATGTGTCTCATGGCTTTTTCATAATTTGGACTTATATGCATCTTATTAGAACTTGTGTGAGGTCTAAAGATGACAGGGTAAAGTTTATGCAGACATGTGTGCCCCATTTAGTCTCCTTAATCACATTCCTTGTTGTAATAGTTTTTGATTTGATGTATATGCGATTTGGCTCCACAGATTTACCTCAAAGCCTTCAAAACTTCATCGCTATAGAATTTCTGCTTATTCCTCCTGTTATGAATCCTCTGATATATGGatttaaaatgaccaaaatacGAAACCGAATTCTGGGTTTACTTCgttga
- the LOC122885963 gene encoding olfactory receptor 142-like, which produces MDNVSLVRIFTLSGINETMNNRIAIFSITLLYYCVILFLNISLMMIIIIDENLHEPMYILLCSFCINGLYGTTGFYPKFLIDVLSSSQEISYEGCLLQAFIVHSFACCDLSILAVMAYDRYLAICRPLHYHSFMTKRRLSQLVCFSWLTPFCIVSINIVLTSRLKLCGTNIQKLFCVNWIIVKFACSDTDTVSSNIISYATIFIYVSHGFFIIWTYMHLIRTCVRSKDDRVKFMQTCVPHLVSLITFLVVIVFDLMYMRFGSTDLPQSLQNFIAIEFLLIPPVMNPLIYGFKMTKIRNRILGLVYVERK; this is translated from the coding sequence ATGGATAATGTTTCTCTTGTAAGAATTTTCACTCTCTCAGGGATAAATGAGACCATGAATAACAGAATCGCAATCTTTTCAATCACTTTACTTTATtactgtgtgattttgtttttaaatatctcTCTCATGATGATCATTATCATAGATGAAAACCTGCATGAACCTATGTACATCTTACTGTGCAGTTTTTGTATTAATGGACTTTATGGGACCACAGGTTTCTACCCCAAATTCCTCATAGATGTATTGTCTTCTTCTCAAGAAATCTCATATGAAGGATGCCTTTTACAGGCTTTTATCGTGCACTCATTTGCTTGCTGTGATTTATCCATTCTAGCAGTTATGGCCTACGATAGATATCTGGCTATATGTCGACCACTGCACTACCACTCTTTCATGACTAAGAGGAGGCTTTCTCAGCTGGTATGTTTCTCCTGGCTAACACCTTTCTGTATTGTCTCCATCAATATTGTGCTCACGTCAAGACTAAAGTTATGTGGTACAAATATTCAGAAACTCTTTTGTGTGAACTGGATAATTGTTAAATTTGCTTGCTCTGACACTGATACTGTTTCAAGTAATATTATTTCATATGCAACCATTTTCATTTATGTGTCTCATGGCTTTTTCATAATTTGGACTTATATGCATCTTATTAGAACTTGTGTGAGGTCTAAAGATGACAGGGTAAAGTTTATGCAGACATGTGTGCCCCATTTAGTCTCCTTAATCACATTCCTTGTTGTAATAGTTTTTGATTTGATGTATATGCGATTTGGCTCCACAGATTTACCTCAAAGCCTTCAAAACTTCATCGCTATAGAATTTCTGCTTATTCCTCCTGTTATGAATCCTCTGATATATGGatttaaaatgaccaaaatacGAAACCGAATTCTGGGTTTAGTTTATGTTGAAAGAAAATGA